Sequence from the bacterium genome:
ACCTTGATCGGGTCAATTCCCGTCAGAATGTCGAGCTTGGTAATCGCCCACGAGTCCACGCCGTTCACTCGCGCCGAGAACCTCGCCACCACACCGTCGAACCAACCGCACCGTCGGGGGCGGCCGGTGGTGGCTCCGTATTCGTCGCCGCGTTCCCGCAGACTTACTCCTTCAGTTGTCTCCTCGATCTCCGTCGGGAACGGCCCCTGTCCAACCCGCGTCGTGTAGGCCTTAATAATCCCGATCACCCGGTCAATTTTTCGCGGGCCGATCCCCAGACCCGTGCAGGCTCCGCCCGCCGTAGGATTGGACGACGTTACGAACGGATACGTTCCCATGTCAATGTCAAGTAGCGTGCCCTGCGCGCCTTCGAAGATGATGTTCTTTCCCGACCGCACCGCCTCGAAAAGAAGCACCGAGACGTCTTTGACATAGGGATCAATCCGCTGATCAAAGGCCACGTACTCCTCGACGATCGCATCCACGTCCAGCTGCTGAGCGTCATAAACCTTCGATAGAAGACGGTTCTTGTCCTCGACGTTGGCGCGAATCTTCTCGCGCAGAAAGTCGCGATCCAGAAGATCCACGATGCGAATCCCCACGCGAGCCACTTTGTCCACATAGGCCGGACCGATGCCGCGTCCGGTCGTGCCGATCCGGGGCCGGTCGGATTGCGAATCGTTGATCTGATCGAGCAACTTATGATAGGGCATGATGAGGTGAGCCTGATGGCTCACGAACAGCCGGCCCGTGAGGTTTATCCCCAGGCTTTCGATCTGCCGGACCTCGTCAAGCAGAGCCACCGGATCCACAACCACGCCCGCCCCGATCACGCAAACCGTCTGTGGCCAGAGCACCGCCGCCGGAAGCAGATGGAGGACCAGCTTCTGACCGTCGTGAATAATCGTGTGGCCGGCGTTAGCCCCGCCCTGATAGCGGGCCACCACGTCGGCATCGCGGCTCAGGAAGTCCACAACTTTCCCTTTGCCTTCGTCTCCCCACTGTGCTCCCAGAACAACCGTGACCATAAGTGAGATCCTTCAATAAAACAGCCCCGCTCTCGCGGGGCTGCGAGGGCTCGTTTACATGACCGCTATCGGCGTTTGCCTTGCAGGGCTTTGCGCTCAGCCCACTCCAGAACCACGGGAGCAGCCACGAAGATGGAAGAATAAACTCCCGTAATCACACCGACCAGCATGGCAAAGCTAAAGCCGCGCAGAACGGGTCCACTGAAAATAAACAGCACCAGCACCGTTAGGAACACGGTCAGCGAAGTGATGATCGTTCGTGATAGCGTCTCATTGATGCTCTGGTTCATGATCTGGCTGAGCTTCATCTGCCGGAGCTTCTTCAGATTCTCGCGAATCCGGTCGTAGACGACAATCGTGTCATTGATCGAGAATCCGATGAGCGTCAGAACCGCCGCCAGAACCGCCAGCGAGAATTCGACGTGGAAAAAGGAGATGAACGCCAGCGTCACCAACACGTCATGGATCAAAGCGATGATGCCGCCCAGCGCATACTCGAACTTGAATCGCCACGAGATGTAGATCAGCAAGAGAACGATAGCCACCACGGCCGATATGATCGCTTGTCGTCGAAGCTCTTGCCCCACTTTCGGACCCACCACGTCCACGTTGCGGATCTCGGCCGGATTGTCGGGGAAGACCTGGCCAAGCTTGTCCATCACCTGTCGCTGCGTGGCCTCGCTGTTCTCCGCCACTTTCAAACGGATGAGAATTTCGTCCGGACGACCCAGACTGGAAATCGTCTTGACCTCGCCGACCTCTATTCCGCCGAGCGCCGCGCGCACCTGCCCGTCGCTTACCGGACGTGCGAACAACACCTGCATGTCCAGTCCGCCGCGAAAATCAATGGACCAGTTCGCTCCGCGAATGGCGAAACTGATGATTCCGGCCACGATAATGATCGCCGAGATGGTCAGCATCTTCCACCGTGGGCCGATGAAGTCGAAATTGGTCTTGCCGAAAAAATGTACCATTAGATGCTCAGACTCTTGAGTTGCCGGCGTTCGGTGAACGAATCGTAGATGAGTCGGCTGATGAACAGCGATGCGAACAGGTTCACGCAGATACCCACCGTGAGCGTCAGCGCAAAGCCCTTGATCGGTCCCGTTCCGTAGATCAGAAGCACGACGCCGGTGATGGCCGTCGTGAGATTGGCGTCGAAAATCGTCACCATCGCCCGAGCAAATCCCGTCTCAATCGAGGCCCGCACGGTCTTGCCCAACGCGAGCTCTTCCCGGATTCTCTCGAAGATCAGCACGTTGGCGTCCACCGCCATACCCATCGTGAGAATGATTCCCGCGATTCCCGGCATGGTCAAGGTAAACTGGAACATGGCCAGCACCGCCATCAAGAGGAAGATGTTGGTGATCATCGCAATGTCGGCGATGCCGCCCGAACCGCGATAGTAGAGCAGCATGAAGATCGTGACCGCGAAAAACGCGAGCAGAAGACTGGTCTTCCCCGCCGCCACCGAATCGCGACCGAGCGACGGTCCCACCGTTCGCTCCTCCACGACGTGCACCGGCGCCGGAAGTGCGCCGGCCCGCAGCACGATGGCGATATCGCGCGCTTCGGGCATGTCGTCGAGTCCGGTAATCACCGCCGCACCGCCCGGGATTTTGTCTTTGATGTTGGGAGCCATGTACACTTTGCTGTCGAGTACGATTCCCAGTCGCCGGTTCACGTTGGCTCCGGTTACGCGGGCAAACGTCCGCGCACCGTCGCGATTGAACTCGATGTTGACGACCGGCCGGCCCGACTGCTCGGGATCAAAACCCGATCCGACGGTCGCCCGCGCATCCTCCAGAGTTGTGCCCGAAAGTTCCGCCTGCTTCTTGACCAGATAGAGCACCCACAGCTCGCGGCCGTCGGCGCCCGTCTCGGATTTGCTCGACCACAGGAACTCTACGTCTTGCGGAATGTGCTGCCGATTCTCATAGGAAGACAACATGCGAATGACCCGGCTGCGGTTCTGGGCGGGAATCAGAATGTTCTGTGTCCCACCGATGAACAGCGAAAGAAGCGGGTTCTCGGCGCTCATCGTGTCGGCGGTATCCGCGGCCATTTCCTTGAACAGATCCTCGGCTTTGGTCACGCCCGAGTCGGCCGCCGATTTCATCGTGTCGGTCTCGGCCGCTTTCGCAACCGTCGAGTCGGCCACCGCCGTGGTGTCCTTCATCCCTTTCATGCGGGCGGCGATGGCCGCATCGAGCTTGGTCAGGATGTCCTGCGCCCGCTCCGCTTCCACGAGTAACTTGAACTCCAACATCGCCGTCCGGCCGACCAGCTCGCGGGCTCGAACCGGATCTTTCACGCCCGGCAATTCCAAGGCGATCCGGCGGCTGCCCAGCTTGGAGATGGAAGGCTCGGAGACTCCGAACTGATCCACGCGGTTCCGCAGAATCTGCAGCGAGCGATCCACCGCGTCCTCGGCCGATTCTTCAAGTTCCGCGATGATGGTGTTATCCGCCTGACCGGGCTCGCCCCAGTAGCGATTGAGCGAGATGTGCTCGCGAGCCGCAATCTCCCGCAAGGCGTCGAATACCTCGACGTTGCGTTCGGTGGTAGCCTCGCGCAACGCTCGCAACAGGCGTTCGAAGTCGGGATCCTTGCCTTTGGCCTCGTTGTCGAGCATCTTGATCAGATCCACCTCGAGGACCTGATACATTCCCCCCTGCAAGTCCAATCCGAGCTTGATGGCCTTGGGGCGATAATGTTTGATATCCTGGAGGAACTCGCCGCGCATGTATTCCAGCAGACGGATTGCCTCGTTTTTCTGCTCAGGCGGGAGGTCCGCTGCCTCAATTTCGGGTCGGAAATCCACGTCATCGCGATAGATCTCCGTTGCGAGGACTTCAAGCGATATCCCCGAGTGATCGGCCAACTGAACGAGCTTCTCGCTTTCCTCGGTGGTAAGCTGATCGTACTTATAGGTGGGATACAGGTAGTAGACCGCCATAGCGAGGATAAAGAGCAGAAAGATGAAGCGATTGCGGACGGATTTCATGGGAAGATGTTCGAAATTCGAGGTTTACACGTTATCAAGAAACATTAAATATAGCCCATTCCTCACACATTGTCAAGCCTTGCCCCGGCGTTCTCCAGCAGCAACTCCAGAATTCTCTCGAAATTGGCCGGTCGAGGAGCGACAAAACTCAGTTCCTCGCCCGTTACCGGATGCCGGAATCCCAAAGTAGCGGCATGAAGGGCTAGATCGGGAAGGGTCTCTAAAAGGTCGAAATACAATTTCTTCTGAGCGCCCGGAAAGCCACGAAGCCGCTTGTGCCGTCCCCCGTATGTCACATCGCCAAACACCGGATGGCCCAGATGCTCGAGATGGGCGCGGATTTGATGGGTCCGGCCGGTCTTGAGTTGTAGCGAAAGCAGGCTCGTATCCCGATAGATTGCCTCGACTCGGTAGGTGGTAATAGCCACCTTCCCCCCCCGCCGAACCACGGCAAACCGCTTGCGGTCTCCGGGATGGCGGCCAAGCGGAGCATCAATCGTCCCCTCCGGATCCCGGAAATGCCCCCAAATAATGGCGTTATAGACCCGATGAACTTCGCGGGCCGCGAACTGGTCCGTCAGCTTCCGATGCACCTGTTCATTCTTGGCGATCACCAGAAGACCCGACGTGCCCTTGTCCAGCCGGTGAACGATTCCCGGCCGGATCGTCCGGCCCGCGCTGCCCATGCCGAGATAATGCAGGAGCGCGTTGACCAGCGTGCCCGAGAAATGACCGTGAGCCGGATGAGTAACCATGCCCTGCGGCTTGTTCACCACCAGCAGGTAGTCATCCTCGAAGTGAATGTCAAGTGGGATCGCCTCGGGCCGAATGTCGGAGGGCGGCTGATCGCGGAAGAATATCTCCACGTGCTCGCCGGGCCCGATCTTATAGGATTTCTTCGGAACGTTCCCGTCTACGCGAACGAGCCCCGCGTCAATGAGTTCGTGAACTTTGTGCCGCGAAATGGAGGGGAGGGCTTGCTGGAGATAACGATCAATCCGCAACCGGTGTTGTCCGGGAGCCGTGATCAGACGGTAGGGACGGTGAAGTTCCGGCGGATCGCTCATGAGATTCCGTCTCCAGCGGAGAAACGAGGGGGTGGCGGAGAAAAATAACCTGGAACAGCAGCAGCGTGATACCGATGGTGATGCAGGAGTCGGCTACATTGAAAACCGGCCAACGGGCCATGATGAAGTTGGGAAAATCCACGTCCACGAAGTCCGTGACCGTGCCGAACAAGAGTCGGTCAATGGAATTGCCGGCCGCACCGGTCAGGAACAGCGCGATCGGCCAGCGGAGGGGATCGCCGCGACGAATCAGCGTATACAGATAGATGGATAATACGACCGTCGCGATCCAGCTAGACACCATGAGAGTGGAGGGACCAAGAAGTTGAATCCCGAAGGCAACTCCGGGATTCTGAACGTGGGTCAGACGGAGAAAGCTCTTGCCAATTAAAGAGATAGACTCATGCAGCGGGATCGTGTCACGAACCAAGACCTTGGTCACTTGGTCTAATGCCAACACAGCCCCGGCTGTGGCATACCATGGCCAGACCACTCGCCGCTTGCTCATTCGGGTGTATTACTCTCTTCTTCGTGCCGCTTCTTGGCGGCGATACACAAACGCGCGTGAGGGATCGCTTCCAGCCGGCGGAATTCGATGGGGGCTCCGGTCTCCTGACAGTAGCCGTAGGTGTCGTTTTCGATCCGCTCTAACGCCCCGTCGAGAAGCCGCAGCATCTTGCCTTCCCGACTGGCAAACAGAAAGGCCTTCTCACGTTCCTGCGCGTCCGTGCCTTGATCGGCCATGTGATAGCTATAGGTCGAGTTATCACCCGAATACTGGTCGGTTGTCGCTTCCATGGAGCTCTCGCGGAGGTAGGTCAACTCGCGCAAGATATCCTTTCGCTTCTTCAGAATCAGCTCGTGGAAGTACTCTTTCCATTCCGGAGAGTAAACCGCCGGCTTGTCGCTGGCCGACCCCGTCACGGGTTCGGATGAACGCGGGACCTTCCGGGATTTTGTCTTGCCCGCTGGTTTGGCTGTCATGCTGTTCCTGTTATCTGCAGATGGCTATTGATTGTGCGCCGCGATCCGCGACAGATTGACTCCGAAAGGATGGCCATTGGCATCCAGTCTTGTCTCTGCCGCAACTGTATTTAACTCGAAGTCCACCGCCAAAGTTTCCCGGCGAACGTATTCTTCATGAGTTCGCAACGCTCGCTCCAGCTCCTGCGTGTCCGGCGCAATGTGCAGTGCAATACGATCGCTGATCTCGAAACCGGCCTGTTTGCGCAGATTCTGAACGTGGTGAACCACTTCGCGCGCCATGCCCTCGGCGATGAGTTCATCGGTAAGTTCGGTGTCGAGGGCGACCGTCATGAATCCGTCGGACTTCATAGCCAGTCCCGACCGCTCCAAACGACGAATTTGAATGTCTTCAACGGTGAACTCGAATTCGTCGTGACGGAAGGGCTGACCGCTCTCGATGGCTTGAATCTGTTCGTCCGTCAGGGAGGCAATGATCCCGGCCACCTCCGGCATCCGCTTTCCGACCTGCTTGCCCAGAACCTTGAAGTTGGCTGTGGCGCTGCGAGTTACCAGATCTCGATCATCGTGACGTAGTTTCACCGATTTCACATTCAATTCGTCGCCGATGATTTGCAAGAAAGGTGCCAGTGCCTCCTCCGACGACTCATCGGGGACTACCCATACAAGGCTCGTAAGAGGCTGTCTTACCTTGAGGTTACGCTCCTGTCGGAGGGCGCGAGCCAAGGTTACGGCTTCCATCACCCGCTCCATTTGTGTCTCCAGATCGGCGTCGCGCAGGCTTGCTTGGTACATCGGAAACGCAGCTAAGTGCACACTCCCCGGCGAATTTGGTTCCAGTCCGCGAACCAAGTTCTGATAGATGTGCTCCGATAGAAACGACAGGAAAGGAGCCAGCAGGTGGACGAGTTCTCTCAGGATCTCGTAGAGCGTGGCATAGGCAGTCGCTTTGTCGGCGTCGCTCTCCGATTTCCAGAACCGCCGGCGCGAGCGGCGGATGTACCAGTTCGTGAGCAGGTCGAGGAACCGTGAGACGGCTCCCGCCGCCGTCGCCACGTCATAATCATCGAGAGCCGTCGTAACGCGTTCGATCATGCGATGGAATTCGGATTTCACCCACCGGTCCATGAGCGTCGGTTCGAGTTTCGCGTGGCTATCCGGTGTCCAGCGGTCAATCAGAGCGTAGGTCACGAAGAACGAATAGGAATTCCACAACGGCAGGATCACCGCGCGGATCGCTTCGGCGATCTCTTCTTCTCCGAATCGCTTCGCGTTCCACGGATTCGAATCGTAGAAAATCCAGCGTACCGGATCGGCCCCGAACTTGTCGAAGAGCGCGACCGGATCCACGATGTTCCCCACCGACTTGGACATCTTGCGGCCTTCGTGATCGAGGATGAGTTCGGTGCAGATCACGTTCCTGTACGATGACCAGTTCCGCGGATTCGACCAGAAAGCTTCGGCATCGCGATCAGCGCGTTTCTTCGCCTCGGCAATCTGGGCTTTGGCAACGAGACATGAACACGCAAGTAGCGTATAGAACCAGCCGCGCGTTTGATCCAGACCTTCGCAAATGAAATCGCATGGATATTGCTCGCGGAACTGCTCGACTGATCCCGGCTCGGCGGGATAGCCGAACTGTCCCCACGGCATCAGCCCCGCGTTGAACCAACTGTCGAGCACGAAATCCTCGCGCCGCATCTCCCGGCCATCCTTCGCCTGCAAAAGGATCTCGTCAATCTGCGGCTTGTGCGGATCGAAATCCTCAGGAAGTTGGCCGCCTGATTTCTCTACCAGAGCGCGCAACTCGGCGATACCTTCCACGCACACGGCCTCATCGCCATTTTCGGTTGACCAAACCGGAAACGGACTTCCCCAGTAGCGTTCGCGCGTTACGTTCCAATCGGTGATGTTCTCGAGCCAGTTGCCGAATCGCCCCTCGCGGATGTGATCGGGTTTCCAGCCGATCAGATGGTTCGCTTCGATCATCATTTCTTTGAGTGCCGTCGTGCGAATGAACCACGCCGGACGGGGAAAATACATGAGTGGACAACCCGTCCGATAGTCGAACGGATAGCTGTGAGTGTACTTCTCCTTGGCGATCAGGAGACCTTTCTCTTGCAGTGCCTTCAGAATGTCCACGTCGAGCGTTTCATCGCGGAACCAGCGGCCGGCGAACGCTGTCGCCTCGGGACGAACATGCCCAGTCCAATCAACCACGCAATAGATTGGGAGGCCGAGTTTGCGAAGAATTCGGAAATCGTCTTCACCGTAATAAGCCAGATGAACAAGACCGGTACCATCTGCGGCGGTCACATAATCATCGCACACGACGGTAAAAGCTTGATCACCTGCTCTTGCCAAAATAGCACTATCCTGTGGATTCTGCCAATCCCACATCGGTTCATATTCTCTTCCCGCGAGTTCGCTGCCCTTCTGATGGCCGACGATGTGATGCTCGCCCAGCATAGGTTCGAGAGCCAGATGCCGCGCGTGGGCGAGGATCAACCGCTCGCCCGCCTTGCCCGTGTCACAGTCTTTCTTCAGTTCGACGGTAATGTATTCGAGATCAGGATGCACTGCCACCGCGAGATTCGAGAGTAGCGTCCACGGCGTGGTCGTCCACGCGGTCAGGAACGTATTCGGTGCGTCCTTCAGGCGGAATTTCACGTAGAGCGTGATGTCGGTCACATCCTCATAGCCCTGTGCGACCTCGAAATTCGAGAGCGTGGTTCCGGTGCGCGGGCTATAGGCCATGACTCGGTAGTCGCGATAGAGATAGCGAGGAGACTGTTCGAGCCGCAGTGCCTGCTCGCGCGCTTCCCCTTCGAGCTCCAGATTCCATGCCTGCTTGAGCGTCCACCAGTCAGACTGAATATAATAGGGATGATAGGTGGCGTAGGCGTTGTCGAGATCCACGAACCGGCCGATCTTGCGAATCGCCGTTTCCCAGAGTTCTCGATAACGAAAGACAGTCTGGCGGCAGTAGTCAATGTAGTTCTGCACGCCGAAATCCGTCACGTCGCGCTTGGACTTCAGCCCGAGTTCCTTGTCGGCGGTGAGCTCGATTGGCAGGCCGTGCGTGTCCCATCCCGCTTTCCGCAGCACACGATAGCCCTGCATGGTCTTATAGCGCGGCCACAGGTCTTTCAGCGCCGACTGCATCATGTGTCCCACGTGCGGCACACCGTTGGTTCCCGGCGGCCCGTCGTAGAACACATAATCTCCCTTCGGCGCTGGCCGCTCCACCGACTTCTCGAAGATGCGGTTCTCCTTCCAGAAATCGAGCAATTCGCGGTCAATCGCCGGAAGATCGAGTTTATTGGGGATAGGTTTCAGCATCTATCTGACTGTCATTCTGAACGAGGCATCAACAGGGTGTCATTCTGAACGAAGTGAAGAATCTCTCTTACTCTTCGGGTGGGACGAGCGGTTCAATGAGTCGAATCAACTCGGGCACATCTCGTTGAATGATCTTCCACACAAGATCGTAGTCCACTTTGTCGTATTCGTGAATCAAACGATGTCGGAGGCCAGCCATGCGACCCCAGGGAATCTCGGGATGATCCCGTTTCAAGTCTTCGCTGACCAGACGCGCGGCCTCTCCAATAATCTCGAACAGGCGGGTTATGGCAAGTTCGGTGCGGAAGTCCTGTTGGAAATCGTTCCCGGTCATGCCTTCCGTCAGCTCGATGACGGAACGGGCTGCATTGAGAATGTCCAGAAGTCGTGAGCTATCGCGTGACATAAACCGGTCTGGCTGATGACAAGATATTGCGACGGCGGATGTAGTTCCGGCTGCGTTCGACGGTCGTTCTAAGTACCAAGTCCACTTCACGACCAAGCATCTGCTTCAGTTCTTCCTCGGCGTCAAGGACATCCCAAAGTGAGACATCTGCATTGGAATCAAACGTCACCAACACGTCCACGTCGCTGTCGGGGCCGAAATCGTCGCGCAGAACCGAGCCGAACAGAGACAGCTCGGTAATCTTCCACTTCTGGCAGAAGGCTTCGAGCTGTGCGCGGTCTATGTCAAGGTGGGAGGGAAGAGGTTCCATGATCTATTCGTTTTCTTTATCTATCGCGGCGGCAGGCATCTTGAGTCTTTGCCTGCCCCACTTGAGGAGGCTTAGCTGGGCACGCGAAACCGGAAGACGCATGCCGCGGCGATTTCAATGGTTCACGCCATTCCGGGCGGATCGGGGGATTCGCCTCGGCGATAAGATCGCACGGCCGTGCGCGGCTACCATTCGAAAGGGGTCTAGTCACTTCAAGCCAGGATTGAGTTGCATCGCTCTATCGTAGGCACGAAGTGCTTCAGTATTGCGCCCAAGCGCATCTAAAGTGATTCCCTTATTATACCATGCCTCGGCATAGTCCGGCTTCAGCTGAATAGTCCTCTCAAAGGCGTAAAGGGCGCCTGCCCAGCCCTCAAGGTTACCCAGCGCCAAACCTTTGTTGTACCATGCATCGACGTAATCTGGCTTCAGTTGTGTAGCTCTCTCGAAGGCTTGAAGGGCTTCTGCGAAGCGTCCAAGTTCGTTAAGCACGACGCCTTTGTAACACCACGCCTTAGCATAGTCTGGCTTTAATTGGATTGCCTTCTCATAAGCTTGAAGAGCGTCGCTATTTCGCATAAGCACTCGTAGCGCGAGACCTTTATTATACCAAGCTTCAGCGAGATCCGGCTTCAAATCTATTGCTCTATCAAAAGCCTGAATGGCTTCAATATACCGTCCGAGCTTACTGAGCGTAGAACCCTTATTGCACCACACTGCAGCGTACGTAGGCCTCAACCTTATTGACTGCTCATAGGCTGAAAGCGCAGCGCTATCATTCTTGAACGCATTATAACAATAGCCGACATAGAAATAGGCTTCAGGAAAATCAGGTTTGATTTCAATTGCTTGGTGGAATTTCGTGAAAGCCTGCTCAATTTCCTCAGCCCACATAAGATTGAGACCAGATTGATATAGGGTTTCGGCGAGGATGTTCTTCGGAATAGGCTCAGAAAGTGTCCG
This genomic interval carries:
- a CDS encoding adenylosuccinate synthase, with translation MVTVVLGAQWGDEGKGKVVDFLSRDADVVARYQGGANAGHTIIHDGQKLVLHLLPAAVLWPQTVCVIGAGVVVDPVALLDEVRQIESLGINLTGRLFVSHQAHLIMPYHKLLDQINDSQSDRPRIGTTGRGIGPAYVDKVARVGIRIVDLLDRDFLREKIRANVEDKNRLLSKVYDAQQLDVDAIVEEYVAFDQRIDPYVKDVSVLLFEAVRSGKNIIFEGAQGTLLDIDMGTYPFVTSSNPTAGGACTGLGIGPRKIDRVIGIIKAYTTRVGQGPFPTEIEETTEGVSLRERGDEYGATTGRPRRCGWFDGVVARFSARVNGVDSWAITKLDILTGIDPIKV
- the secF gene encoding protein translocase subunit SecF, translating into MVHFFGKTNFDFIGPRWKMLTISAIIIVAGIISFAIRGANWSIDFRGGLDMQVLFARPVSDGQVRAALGGIEVGEVKTISSLGRPDEILIRLKVAENSEATQRQVMDKLGQVFPDNPAEIRNVDVVGPKVGQELRRQAIISAVVAIVLLLIYISWRFKFEYALGGIIALIHDVLVTLAFISFFHVEFSLAVLAAVLTLIGFSINDTIVVYDRIRENLKKLRQMKLSQIMNQSINETLSRTIITSLTVFLTVLVLFIFSGPVLRGFSFAMLVGVITGVYSSIFVAAPVVLEWAERKALQGKRR
- the secD gene encoding protein translocase subunit SecD, giving the protein MKSVRNRFIFLLFILAMAVYYLYPTYKYDQLTTEESEKLVQLADHSGISLEVLATEIYRDDVDFRPEIEAADLPPEQKNEAIRLLEYMRGEFLQDIKHYRPKAIKLGLDLQGGMYQVLEVDLIKMLDNEAKGKDPDFERLLRALREATTERNVEVFDALREIAAREHISLNRYWGEPGQADNTIIAELEESAEDAVDRSLQILRNRVDQFGVSEPSISKLGSRRIALELPGVKDPVRARELVGRTAMLEFKLLVEAERAQDILTKLDAAIAARMKGMKDTTAVADSTVAKAAETDTMKSAADSGVTKAEDLFKEMAADTADTMSAENPLLSLFIGGTQNILIPAQNRSRVIRMLSSYENRQHIPQDVEFLWSSKSETGADGRELWVLYLVKKQAELSGTTLEDARATVGSGFDPEQSGRPVVNIEFNRDGARTFARVTGANVNRRLGIVLDSKVYMAPNIKDKIPGGAAVITGLDDMPEARDIAIVLRAGALPAPVHVVEERTVGPSLGRDSVAAGKTSLLLAFFAVTIFMLLYYRGSGGIADIAMITNIFLLMAVLAMFQFTLTMPGIAGIILTMGMAVDANVLIFERIREELALGKTVRASIETGFARAMVTIFDANLTTAITGVVLLIYGTGPIKGFALTLTVGICVNLFASLFISRLIYDSFTERRQLKSLSI
- a CDS encoding RluA family pseudouridine synthase, whose product is MSDPPELHRPYRLITAPGQHRLRIDRYLQQALPSISRHKVHELIDAGLVRVDGNVPKKSYKIGPGEHVEIFFRDQPPSDIRPEAIPLDIHFEDDYLLVVNKPQGMVTHPAHGHFSGTLVNALLHYLGMGSAGRTIRPGIVHRLDKGTSGLLVIAKNEQVHRKLTDQFAAREVHRVYNAIIWGHFRDPEGTIDAPLGRHPGDRKRFAVVRRGGKVAITTYRVEAIYRDTSLLSLQLKTGRTHQIRAHLEHLGHPVFGDVTYGGRHKRLRGFPGAQKKLYFDLLETLPDLALHAATLGFRHPVTGEELSFVAPRPANFERILELLLENAGARLDNV
- the lspA gene encoding signal peptidase II, yielding MSKRRVVWPWYATAGAVLALDQVTKVLVRDTIPLHESISLIGKSFLRLTHVQNPGVAFGIQLLGPSTLMVSSWIATVVLSIYLYTLIRRGDPLRWPIALFLTGAAGNSIDRLLFGTVTDFVDVDFPNFIMARWPVFNVADSCITIGITLLLFQVIFLRHPLVSPLETESHERSAGTSPSLPSDHGSRTTPVAD
- a CDS encoding TraR/DksA family transcriptional regulator; translated protein: MEATTDQYSGDNSTYSYHMADQGTDAQEREKAFLFASREGKMLRLLDGALERIENDTYGYCQETGAPIEFRRLEAIPHARLCIAAKKRHEEESNTPE
- a CDS encoding isoleucine--tRNA ligase, with product MLKPIPNKLDLPAIDRELLDFWKENRIFEKSVERPAPKGDYVFYDGPPGTNGVPHVGHMMQSALKDLWPRYKTMQGYRVLRKAGWDTHGLPIELTADKELGLKSKRDVTDFGVQNYIDYCRQTVFRYRELWETAIRKIGRFVDLDNAYATYHPYYIQSDWWTLKQAWNLELEGEAREQALRLEQSPRYLYRDYRVMAYSPRTGTTLSNFEVAQGYEDVTDITLYVKFRLKDAPNTFLTAWTTTPWTLLSNLAVAVHPDLEYITVELKKDCDTGKAGERLILAHARHLALEPMLGEHHIVGHQKGSELAGREYEPMWDWQNPQDSAILARAGDQAFTVVCDDYVTAADGTGLVHLAYYGEDDFRILRKLGLPIYCVVDWTGHVRPEATAFAGRWFRDETLDVDILKALQEKGLLIAKEKYTHSYPFDYRTGCPLMYFPRPAWFIRTTALKEMMIEANHLIGWKPDHIREGRFGNWLENITDWNVTRERYWGSPFPVWSTENGDEAVCVEGIAELRALVEKSGGQLPEDFDPHKPQIDEILLQAKDGREMRREDFVLDSWFNAGLMPWGQFGYPAEPGSVEQFREQYPCDFICEGLDQTRGWFYTLLACSCLVAKAQIAEAKKRADRDAEAFWSNPRNWSSYRNVICTELILDHEGRKMSKSVGNIVDPVALFDKFGADPVRWIFYDSNPWNAKRFGEEEIAEAIRAVILPLWNSYSFFVTYALIDRWTPDSHAKLEPTLMDRWVKSEFHRMIERVTTALDDYDVATAAGAVSRFLDLLTNWYIRRSRRRFWKSESDADKATAYATLYEILRELVHLLAPFLSFLSEHIYQNLVRGLEPNSPGSVHLAAFPMYQASLRDADLETQMERVMEAVTLARALRQERNLKVRQPLTSLVWVVPDESSEEALAPFLQIIGDELNVKSVKLRHDDRDLVTRSATANFKVLGKQVGKRMPEVAGIIASLTDEQIQAIESGQPFRHDEFEFTVEDIQIRRLERSGLAMKSDGFMTVALDTELTDELIAEGMAREVVHHVQNLRKQAGFEISDRIALHIAPDTQELERALRTHEEYVRRETLAVDFELNTVAAETRLDANGHPFGVNLSRIAAHNQ
- a CDS encoding DUF86 domain-containing protein, translated to MSRDSSRLLDILNAARSVIELTEGMTGNDFQQDFRTELAITRLFEIIGEAARLVSEDLKRDHPEIPWGRMAGLRHRLIHEYDKVDYDLVWKIIQRDVPELIRLIEPLVPPEE
- a CDS encoding nucleotidyltransferase domain-containing protein, which encodes MEPLPSHLDIDRAQLEAFCQKWKITELSLFGSVLRDDFGPDSDVDVLVTFDSNADVSLWDVLDAEEELKQMLGREVDLVLRTTVERSRNYIRRRNILSSARPVYVTR
- a CDS encoding tetratricopeptide repeat protein; the protein is MGSRHTALQALFFLIFAGAASPIFAQESLPDIVERISPSVVVILTYDETGEAIAQGSGFFVNDKGDVVTNFHVIEGASSLDIKTSDGKLHPVTAVLAEDMEGDLAVLSVDVPVEVVRVLPVNVVLPRTAESIIVIGCPLGLELTVSDGIVSAVRNVEGFGNIVQITAPISPGSSGGPVVDMKGNVIGVAMGTIIDGQNLNFAIPGERVSSLVSSVVRSAPKRTLSEPIPKNILAETLYQSGLNLMWAEEIEQAFTKFHQAIEIKPDFPEAYFYVGYCYNAFKNDSAALSAYEQSIRLRPTYAAVWCNKGSTLSKLGRYIEAIQAFDRAIDLKPDLAEAWYNKGLALRVLMRNSDALQAYEKAIQLKPDYAKAWCYKGVVLNELGRFAEALQAFERATQLKPDYVDAWYNKGLALGNLEGWAGALYAFERTIQLKPDYAEAWYNKGITLDALGRNTEALRAYDRAMQLNPGLK